In Nitrobacteraceae bacterium AZCC 1564, the following proteins share a genomic window:
- a CDS encoding PAS domain S-box-containing protein (product_source=TIGR00229; cath_funfam=1.10.287.130,3.30.450.20,3.30.565.10; cog=COG0642; pfam=PF00512,PF02518,PF08447,PF08448; smart=SM00086,SM00091,SM00387,SM00388; superfamily=47384,55785,55874; tigrfam=TIGR00229; transmembrane_helix_parts=Inside_1_31,TMhelix_32_51,Outside_52_75,TMhelix_76_95,Inside_96_101,TMhelix_102_124,Outside_125_633) codes for MFTDMLQARRDMRTEQHVGDAATSPTRVTSRALAVICAAIAIAVFILDTMTPAENVLAVLYVGVVLLSTRFLQKRGVVLVSLGLMALTVLSHLLLKGDNSPGIASSNLLLSLTVIGVTAFLAVQSQSREMVLREQAGLLDLTHDTVFVRDMNDAIIYWNRGAEELYGWKKGEALGKITHELMQTIFPMPLEDIMAELLRTGRWEGELVHTKKDGTQAVVASRWSVQRDASGQPVAILETNNDITERKHAEDALRRSDAYLAEAQKLSLTGSFGWKVSSGELYWSEESFRILGYDRTTKPSLELLIQRTHPTDIARVRQLMDRASCDGNDWEIEHQLLLPNGAVKSVHVVARAVRDESGKVEFVGAIMDVSEAKRAEQKLRQAEAELAHITRITTLGELTASIAHEVNQPITGVVTNAAAALRWLGAEPPNLDEVREMLGRIVKDGGRAGDVIHRIRALIKKAPPRMAPLDINETVRDVVALTRSELLKHNVSLQTELAANLPLIEGDRIQLQQVILNLILNAVEAMSDVNEGTREVQISTAREGLSSVRVTVRDFGPGLDPQSADHLFEAFYTTKPDGLGMGLPICRSIIEAHGGRLWVSANTPRGAVFQFTLAPEGNDAFAAEEFKAQGGLS; via the coding sequence ATGTTCACCGACATGCTCCAGGCGAGGCGTGACATGCGGACGGAACAGCACGTGGGAGATGCTGCGACTTCGCCCACAAGAGTCACGTCGCGTGCTCTTGCCGTTATTTGCGCGGCCATCGCTATCGCCGTCTTCATCCTTGACACAATGACCCCCGCAGAGAACGTTCTCGCCGTGCTGTACGTGGGGGTCGTGCTGCTATCGACCAGGTTTCTTCAGAAGCGTGGCGTTGTGCTGGTGTCGTTGGGGTTAATGGCGCTGACGGTACTCAGCCATTTGCTGTTGAAGGGCGATAACTCGCCAGGCATCGCCTCTTCGAACCTCCTTCTCAGCCTGACGGTGATCGGCGTGACGGCTTTCCTCGCCGTGCAAAGCCAATCGAGAGAAATGGTGCTGCGCGAGCAGGCGGGACTTCTGGACCTCACCCACGACACAGTCTTCGTACGCGACATGAACGACGCCATCATCTACTGGAACCGCGGCGCCGAGGAACTGTACGGATGGAAAAAAGGGGAAGCCCTCGGCAAGATCACGCACGAACTCATGCAGACGATCTTTCCCATGCCGCTCGAAGACATCATGGCAGAGTTGCTCCGCACTGGCCGCTGGGAAGGGGAATTGGTCCACACGAAGAAAGACGGCACGCAGGCGGTCGTGGCAAGCCGGTGGTCGGTGCAACGGGACGCAAGCGGACAACCCGTCGCGATCCTGGAGACCAATAACGACATCACTGAGCGCAAGCATGCCGAAGATGCTTTGCGGCGAAGCGATGCCTATTTGGCGGAAGCACAAAAATTAAGTCTCACGGGCAGCTTCGGCTGGAAAGTTTCGAGCGGAGAGCTCTACTGGTCGGAGGAGAGCTTCAGGATTCTTGGATACGACCGAACAACCAAGCCTTCACTCGAACTCCTCATACAAAGAACCCATCCGACTGACATCGCCCGAGTTCGGCAACTGATGGACCGCGCTTCATGCGACGGGAACGACTGGGAGATCGAACATCAACTCCTTTTGCCTAATGGCGCAGTCAAGTCCGTGCACGTTGTGGCTCGCGCCGTAAGAGATGAATCGGGCAAGGTCGAGTTCGTTGGAGCCATCATGGATGTCTCCGAGGCCAAGCGGGCGGAACAAAAGTTGCGTCAGGCAGAGGCGGAACTCGCTCACATCACACGCATCACGACTTTGGGCGAGCTGACGGCCTCGATCGCGCACGAAGTCAACCAGCCCATCACCGGGGTGGTCACCAACGCCGCGGCCGCCTTGCGCTGGCTGGGGGCTGAACCGCCCAATCTGGACGAGGTTCGCGAGATGCTCGGCCGTATCGTCAAGGACGGCGGCCGTGCCGGCGATGTCATCCACCGGATCCGAGCCCTTATCAAGAAGGCGCCCCCACGCATGGCTCCGTTGGACATCAATGAGACCGTCCGCGATGTCGTTGCCCTGACCCGAAGCGAATTGCTGAAGCATAACGTCTCGCTGCAGACCGAGCTCGCCGCGAATTTGCCGTTGATCGAAGGCGATCGCATCCAGCTGCAACAGGTCATTCTCAACCTGATCCTCAACGCGGTCGAAGCCATGAGTGATGTCAACGAGGGCACGCGGGAAGTGCAGATCAGCACGGCGAGGGAGGGTTTGAGCAGCGTGCGCGTCACTGTGCGGGATTTCGGCCCGGGGCTGGACCCGCAGAGTGCGGACCATCTGTTCGAGGCGTTCTACACCACCAAGCCCGACGGCTTGGGCATGGGCCTACCGATCTGCCGTTCGATCATCGAGGCTCATGGCGGACGGTTGTGGGTTTCCGCCAATACGCCTCGGGGTGCCGTCTTTCAGTTCACCCTCGCTCCTGAAGGGAATGACGCCTTCGCTGCGGAAGAGTTCAAAGCACAAGGCGGCTTGTCGTAA
- a CDS encoding FixJ family two-component response regulator (product_source=COG4566; cath_funfam=1.10.10.10,3.40.50.2300; cog=COG4566; pfam=PF00072,PF00196; smart=SM00421,SM00448; superfamily=52172) has product MAGRQTSARDLAGAEEPIVFIIDDDASVRDALGNLFRSVGLRVELFGSAPEFLQSKLPDVASCLVLDVRLPRLSGLDFQADLVKAGIHIPIIFITGHGDIPMTVKAMKAGAIDFLTKPFRDQDMLDAVATAIKRDRKRRIDAKALSDLQAVLATLTPRERDVLALVAAGFMNKQIAAQIGIAEITVKIHRGQVMKKMGAKSLADLVRMAEMLGIHRPKP; this is encoded by the coding sequence GTGGCTGGGCGCCAAACATCGGCTCGCGATCTCGCGGGCGCTGAGGAGCCGATCGTCTTCATTATCGACGATGATGCCTCAGTTCGCGACGCGCTCGGGAATCTTTTCCGGTCAGTGGGCTTGCGGGTTGAGCTGTTCGGCTCAGCGCCCGAGTTTCTGCAGAGTAAGCTTCCGGATGTTGCCAGTTGCCTTGTCCTCGACGTCAGGTTGCCCCGCTTGAGCGGCCTGGATTTTCAGGCTGACTTGGTGAAGGCCGGCATCCACATCCCGATCATTTTCATCACGGGGCATGGCGACATTCCAATGACGGTCAAGGCGATGAAAGCCGGCGCCATAGATTTCCTGACCAAGCCGTTTCGCGATCAGGATATGCTCGATGCCGTGGCGACGGCGATCAAGCGTGACAGAAAGCGGCGGATCGATGCAAAGGCTCTCTCGGATTTGCAGGCGGTTCTCGCGACCCTGACTCCCCGGGAACGCGATGTGCTGGCTTTGGTCGCTGCCGGGTTCATGAACAAGCAAATCGCAGCGCAGATTGGAATTGCTGAGATTACGGTGAAGATCCACCGCGGGCAGGTCATGAAGAAGATGGGTGCGAAATCGTTGGCTGATTTGGTGAGGATGGCCGAGATGCTCGGAATTCATCGCCCGAAACCTTAG